AATTCATCCCCGGGAGCATAGCCTAGCTATGTGACCGGGGTGAATGAAATCGCTAACGCCGCTACAGCGTCAAATGCGACGAGTAATTAGTGGCGGAAGTGGCGCATACCTGTGAAGATCATCGCCATGCCGTGCTCATCTGCTGCTGCAATAACTTCGTCATCACGCATTGAGCCACCTGGCTGGATAACACACTTGATGCCAGCTTCTGCTGCTGCATCGATGCCGTCACGGAATGGGAAGAATGCGTCAGATGCCATTACGCTACCTGCTACTTCTAGACCTTCGTCAGCGGCTTTGATGCCAGCGATTTTCGCTGAGTAAACGCGGCTCATTTGGCCAGCGCCCACACCGATAGTCATGTCGCCTTTTGCGTAAACGATAGCGTTAGATTTCACGAACTTAGCGACTTTCCAGCAGAATAGCGCATCTTTTAGCTCTTCTTCTGTTGGCTGGCGCTTAGATACTACTTTTAGGTCAGATGCTTCAACCATGCCCTGGTCACGGTCTTGAACCAGTAGGCCACCGTTAACACGCTTAACGTCGAAACCAGTTGTCTTAGCAGTCCACTCACCACACTCTAGTAGGCGAACGTTCTTCTTCGCCGCAACGACTTCAACAGCTTCAGCTGATACAGATGGTGCGATGATAACTTCAACGAATTGACGCTCAACGATAGCCGTTGCAGTTTCTGCGTCTAGCTCTTTGTTGAACGCGATGATGCCACCAAACGCTGACGTTGGGTCAGTTTTGTATGCACGGTTGTAAGCTTCTAGGATGTCTTTACCTAGCGCAACGCCACATGGGTTTGCGTGCTTAACGATCACACATGCTGGTTCGTCGAACTCTTTCACACACTCAAGTGCTGCGTCAGTATCAGCGATGTTGTTGTAAGACAGTGCTTTACCTTGGATTTGGCGAGCCGTTGCTACAGAGGCTTCTTCTGGGTTCGCTTCAACGTAGAATGCTGCTGCTTGGTGGCTGTTCTCACCGTAGCGCATGTCTTGCTTCTTCTCGAACTGCTGGTTGAAAGTGCGTGGGAACTTAGACTCTTCGTCACCTTCCTTGTTCTCTCCGTAAGATGGAACCATAGTGCCGAAGTAGTTAGCGATCATGCCGTCGTAAGAAGCGGTGTGCTCAAATGCAGCGATTGCTAGGTCGAAACGAGTTTCTAGAGTTAGAGACTTCTCATTAGCATCCATTTCTGCGATAACACGGTCGTAATCGTGAGCGTTAACTACGATAGTTACGTCTTTGTGGTTTTTCGCCGCAGAACGAACCATCGTTGGGCCACCGATATCGATGTTCTCAACAGCGTCTTCTAGGGTACAACCTTCTTTTGCTACGGTCGCAGCAAATGGGTAAAGGTTAACAACTACCATATCGATTGGGTTGATGCCGTGAGTTTCCATCACTTCATCATCTTGACCACGACGACCTAGTACACCACCATGAACTTTCGGGTGCAGAGTCTTAACGCGACCATCCATCATTTCAGGGAAACCTGTGTAGTCAGATACTTCTGTTACAGAGATGCCTTTCTCAGCCAGTAGGCGAGCGGTACCACCAGTCGATAGGATATCGACACCACGTTCAGCTAGAGCTTGTGCAAACTCTACAATACCAGTTTTGTCTGATACGCTGATCAGAGCGCGGCGAATTGGACGAGCGTTAGTCATGCTTCAGTCTTCCTCAAATTCACGGAGTTGTTAGGTTGAAAAGTTAAGATACTTACCAAAAGTGAAGATTGCTTTAACCCAGTAGTGGGTTTAGCTTCAATTTTGGAAAACACCTTAATGCCCGATATTCCGTTGATGACAGTGATTGATGCCTATCATCATTTTTTGATGGCGCGTATTCTAACCAAATAATGATAAAAAAGCTCGCGCAATCGATTAGCATCACAAAATTTCTTCGAAAAAGATTGGAAATTAACCACTTTCGATACCAAATGGGTGAAAAAATATGTTTCAGATCGGTGAACTCGCCAAGCGATGCGGAGTCACGACAGACACGCTGCGTTTCTACGAAAAAAATCGTTTGATTGCTCCAGCTGGGCGCAGTGCTTCGGGTTATCGCCTATATGATGAAAAAAATCAGCAACAAGTGCAGTTTATCCTCAAATCCAAGCAACTTGGGCTCAGTTTGGATGAAATACACGAATTATTGGCAATCAAGCTCGAGGCAACCGAGCATAGCTGTGCCGAAGTGAAATCCATTACTAGTGCTAAGCTCACCATTATTGACCAAAAAATTGCCGAGCTTTCTCGTATCCGAAGCGCATTAAAGTCGATCAACGACGCTTGCTGCGGAGATCCTAGTGATGACGCTAGTCATTGTTCCATTCTTTCGGCGTTAGCGCAGCAGGACCAGCATGCTACCTGCTGCGATAAATAGAATCACACCTTAAATTGTTGAATGATGTGTTGCAGGTTCTGGCCGTTTTCGAGCAGTTGTTGGCTAGCATTAGCTACTTGGCTTGCTTGAGCGGCCGATTGGTGACTGTTATCAGAGATTTGGCCTAGGTTGTCCGTGATCTCCATAGTGGAGTTGTTTTGTTGCTGACTGGCATCGGCAATCTGCTGATTGAGCGTCAGTATCGATTGGATTTGTTGGTCAATTTCTTCTAGCGCATGGCGTGCTTCCTGCGCTTGTTGCTTGGTCGCATCGGATTGCTGTTGTGTTTTTGCCATTGCGTCGGTGACCAACTGGGCGGTTTGCTGCAAATTCGCCACAATTTGTTCGATTTCATCGGTGCTGGCTTGGGTGCGAGTCGCAAGGGTGCGAACTTCATCGGCAACAACTGCAAAACCTCGACCTTGCTCGCCTGCACGAGCCGCTTCAATAGCCGCATTAAGCGCTAGTAAGTTGGTTTGCTCGGCAACACCACGGATCACTTCCAGCACGGTATTGACGTTTTTAGAATCTTCCGCCAGTTGTACCGTGCTTTGTTCCGTCTCCGTAAGAAGCTCAGACAGTGATGCCATGTGCTCAGTCGCCTTGATGATCACGGTTGTGCCTGTTTGACCATGCTCTGAGGCTGTCTTTGCCGCCTCAGCAGCCGCTTGCGCTGATGAGGAGACCTCTTGGTTAGACAATTGCAATTGTTCCATCTCTTGGCTGACATGAGCGACAGTTTGCTGTTGTTGGCGAGATTGGCTAGTGGTGTGCTGGGCTAACTGGTTGAGCTCAGTTGCTGTGGAGAATATACACACACTAACTGGCTGCATATCTTGCACGATACTGCGAATTTTAGTGGTGAAGCGGTTAAAAGCCCGAGCGATGTGGTTGAACTCATCTCGCCCGTTGGAGTGGAGTTGTTGGGTTAAGTCGCCGTCACCTTCGGCAATTTCATCGAGCGCTTTTTCGATGTTGTGACAAGGGGTCACAATTGAAGTACTGATAACCATGGCGACAACTAGCATCAATACAATAAACACACCCACAATGGCCAAAGTGGTGCTGACTCGCTCCCAGAACAGTGCTTCAACGTCATCAATGTAAACACCAGTACCAATGATCCAGTCCCAAGGTGCAAAATGTTTGATGTAGGAGAGCTTCTCGACATCGGTTTCTGAGCCTGGCTTAGGCCACATGTAGTTGACAAAGCCTTGTTGCTGGCGTTTGACAACATCTACAAACTCAACGAACAGCTTCTTACCCGTTGGGTCTGCAACTTGGGAGAGATTTTTACCATTGAGCTGAGGCTTAATTGGGTGCATCACCATACGAGGTTCGGAGTCGTTCACCCAGTAGTAATCGTTTTGCTCGTATCGAAGCTTTGATAGCGCCATCTTGGCCTGCTCTTTGGCTGCCGCTTCGCTCAGCTCACCAGATTGCTGAAGCTGGTAATAGTGATTAGTCAGGCTGTGAGCGGCCTCGACTAAGTGACGAGTCTTGACCTGCTTTGCGGTCATTAGATCCTGTTTATAGTCGCTGACAAATAGGGCAAAGGGGATAAGAATAAGCAAAGTGATGCTAAGGGTCATCAAGTAGAGGCGGTGACGTATAGAGGTGATGCGTAGCCAATTTCCATTCATAGAGCGTGTCCTGTGTATTATTCGGCAAGTTGTGCCACTTTTGGGACTGGGTTTTAAAAAGTATATATCCCTATCTTTGCTCTGGTTAAAAAAGAAACAAAAAAGCATTAACTTTCATAGGTTATGTGCTCTATTGCACAGAAAAAATGTAATACAGGTCTGATTTGGCTGCAGAAATGAAAAAGGCTGAACTCCCTCAGGAAGTTCAGCCTTTTGAATTCAACTATTTAGCTAACCGCTATTAGTTCATGCCGTACTTTTTTAGCTTCTTGCGAAGAGTACCACGGTTGATGCCCATCATAGTCGCTGCGCGAGTTTGGTTACCGCGAGTGTACTGCATGATGGTGTCTAGTAGTGGTTGTTCAACTTCAGCCAATACTAGTTCGTACAGGTCGTTGACTTCCTGGCCGTTTAACTGAGCAAGGTAGTTTTTAAGAGACGCTTTTACAGAGTCACGTAGTGGCTTCTGAGTGATCTGGTCTTGTGAGGTCACTGTAGTTACTGTCAATGCTTCGGAAGTCAGATTTTGTTCGAACATATTCGGTCTAGCTCTTTCTGTAATTATGATGCAACGTTTTCAAAATAACCTGTCAATGCCTCAAGCTGCAGCTCAGCTGCATCGATGGCATTGAAGGTACGGCGAAACTCACCCGCTTGGTCTTGCTCTTTTAGGTACCATCCCACGTGTTTGCGTGCGATACGTGGCCCTAAATATTCGCCGTAGAACTCATGAAGAGCCGCTACGTGACCTAGCATGATGCTTTTCACTTCCTCAGTTGGAAGTTCAGGCATGGTGGTGCCGTTTTCCAAATAGTGTTGGATTTCCTGGAAAATCCACGGACGTCCTTGGGCAGGACGGCCAATCATTAGAGCGTCGGCACCAGTGTACTCCAGTACCTTTTTCGCCTTCTCTGGGCTATCGATATCACCGTTAGCGATAACCGGAATCGAGATAGACGCTTTTACCGCTCTAATGCTGTCATATTCTGCCTCGCCTTTGTACATACAGGCTTTGGTGCGCCCATGGAGCGCTAATGCTTGTATGCCGCAGCCTTCGGCCATTTTGGCAATTTCTACACAGTTTTTATTGTCTGTGTTCCAACCCGTACGTGTTTTCAGAGTCACAGGAACATCCACTGCATTCACCACCGCCGTCAAAATCTGCTCGATAATGTCGGGGTATTGCAGCAGCGCTGAGCCTGCTAACTTCTTGTTCACTTTCTTGGCTGGGCAACCCATGTTGATGTCGATGATTTGCGCACCGTTTTCAACACTGTGTTGAGCTGCTTGTGCCATAAGCTGGGGATCTGCCCCCGCAATCTGTACCGAACGAATGCCCGATTCGCCCTCATGTACCATGCGTTGTTGGGATTTAGCAGTGTTCCAAACTTTAGGATTGGAGGACATCATTTCACTGACGGCCATGCCCGCTCCATATCGAAGGCACAACTCTCTAAAGGGTCTATCGGTGACTCCCGCCATTGGGGCAACGATAAGATTATTGTCAAGTTGATAGTTTCCGATTTTCAAAACAGCTACACAGTTCTAATCCAGCAAGGGCGCGCATTTTACGGTTTTTTTCGCAAAGTGAAAAGCCTAAATTTTGAGCATTAAGAAATTGTTTTCGAAAATGTCTAAAATTCAGTCAATTAGCGAAGCACGTCCTTTAATTGTGTATTCTTAAGCCTGTTTTTGGCCAGAAATTCGGCACCACTCCTGCATTTCGACAATCGGATCGATAGCAAGTTCGTCACGGTAATAATTTGCTACATCTTCTGCCTGAGTATCGAGTACACCAGACATTGCGAGCAAGCCTTGAGGTTTTACCAATCCTTTGATGATGGCAGAAAGCTCACGCAGAGGGCCGGCTAGAATATTTGCTACCACAACGTCAGCAATAAGATCTTGCGGCTGATCTTGTGGAAGGAAGAGCTCCAGTTGATCGGCAACGCCATTACGCTGGGCGTTGTCTCGAGAGGCTTGGATAGCTTGAGGATCAATGTCGATCCCGATAACTTTCGCGGCGCCCAGTTTGATCGCAGCGATCGCTAGGATGCCTGAACCACAGCCGAAGTCGACCACGGTTTTACCTTCAAGGTCGAGGCCTTCAAGCCACTCTAAACACAAAGAGGTGGTTGGGTGAGTACCAGTGCCAAATGCAAGGCCAGGGTCTAGCATGACGTTCACTGCATCAGGTTCTGGGATTTCACGCCAGCTTGGGCAAATCCATAGACGCTCACCAAACTTCATTGGGTGGAAGTTTTCCATCCACTCGCGCTCCCAATCTTTATCTTCTAGCTGCTCGACTTTATGCGCAAAGCCTTGCTCAAGTAGGCCGCTTGCCTTGATTTGTTCAAGCACTAGAGCAGTGTCGGTCTCAGCATCGTAAAGCGCCACTACATCGGTTTCACCCCATAGGCGAGTCTCACCCGGCAAAGGTTCGAACACAGGCGTATCTTTTGCGTCAAGGAAGGTGACGGATAGAGCACCTGTTTGCTCCATGAGCATGTCGCCGATTTGCTCTGCGTTGGTATCGCTAGCGTTAAGTTTGATTTGAATCCAAGGCATAGGATGCGCCTTCTTAGTTGGAGTGAATTTTGCGGGAAGTCTAGCGGATTTGGACAAAAAAAACACTCCGCAAGGGAGTGTTTTTTCATTCGAATTGTAAGCCGATTACTCGTGAATACCGAGTTTCTTCTCAAGGTAGTGGATGTTAGCGCCACCGTGTTGGAAGTTTTCGTCATTCATGATGGCTTCTTGCAGCGGTACGTTGGTCTTAATACCTTCGACTACTAGCTCATCAAGAGCATTCTTCATGCGAGCAATCGCAACATCGCGGTTTTCACCGTAAGTGATTAGCTTAGCGATCATTGAGTCGTAATGCGGTGGTACCGAGTAGCCCGTGTAGATGTGTGATTCCCAACGAACACCCATGCCACCTGGAGCATGGAAGCGATCAATCTTGCCTGGGCAAGGTAGGAAGCGCTCTGGGTCTTCAGCATTGATACGACACTCGATAGCGTGACCACTGATCTTGATGTCATCTTGGGTGTATGACAGAGGCTGACCTGCCGCAACACGCAGCTGCTCTTTGATTAGGTCAACACCAGTCACCATCTCAGTCACAGGGTGCTCTACCTGAATACGGGTGTTCATTTCAATGAAGTAGAACTCGCCGTTTTCGTATAGGAATTCAAACGTACCTGCGCCGCGGTAACCGATCTCGATACAAGCACGAGTACAGCGCTCACCGATGTACTTACGCATTTCTGCAGTGATACCCGGTGCTGGCGCTTCTTCAACCACTTTTTGGTGACGACGTTGCATTGAACAGTCACGTTCACCTAGGTGGATTGCACCGCCTTGACCATCGGCAATTACCTGAACTTCAACGTGGCGTGGGTTTTCTAGGAATTTTTCCATGTAAACCATGTCATTGTTGAACGCTGCTTTCGCTTCGGCGCGGGTCATTGCGATGGCTTCAATTAGATCGCCTTCAGAGCGAACTACACGCATACCACGACCGCCGCCGCCACCAGAGGCTTTGATGATCACTGGGTAGCCAATGCGCTTCGCATGAGCTTTGTTTTTGCCTTCGTCGTCGTCTAGCGGGCCATCTGAACCCGGTACACAAGGAACGCCAGCTTTTTTCATCGCCGTGATTGCAGAAACTTTGTCACCCATCATGCGAATGGTTTCCGCTTTAGGGCCAACAAAAATAAAGC
This portion of the Vibrio sp. SCSIO 43136 genome encodes:
- the purH gene encoding bifunctional phosphoribosylaminoimidazolecarboxamide formyltransferase/IMP cyclohydrolase; this encodes MTNARPIRRALISVSDKTGIVEFAQALAERGVDILSTGGTARLLAEKGISVTEVSDYTGFPEMMDGRVKTLHPKVHGGVLGRRGQDDEVMETHGINPIDMVVVNLYPFAATVAKEGCTLEDAVENIDIGGPTMVRSAAKNHKDVTIVVNAHDYDRVIAEMDANEKSLTLETRFDLAIAAFEHTASYDGMIANYFGTMVPSYGENKEGDEESKFPRTFNQQFEKKQDMRYGENSHQAAAFYVEANPEEASVATARQIQGKALSYNNIADTDAALECVKEFDEPACVIVKHANPCGVALGKDILEAYNRAYKTDPTSAFGGIIAFNKELDAETATAIVERQFVEVIIAPSVSAEAVEVVAAKKNVRLLECGEWTAKTTGFDVKRVNGGLLVQDRDQGMVEASDLKVVSKRQPTEEELKDALFCWKVAKFVKSNAIVYAKGDMTIGVGAGQMSRVYSAKIAGIKAADEGLEVAGSVMASDAFFPFRDGIDAAAEAGIKCVIQPGGSMRDDEVIAAADEHGMAMIFTGMRHFRH
- the zntR gene encoding Zn(2+)-responsive transcriptional regulator — translated: MFQIGELAKRCGVTTDTLRFYEKNRLIAPAGRSASGYRLYDEKNQQQVQFILKSKQLGLSLDEIHELLAIKLEATEHSCAEVKSITSAKLTIIDQKIAELSRIRSALKSINDACCGDPSDDASHCSILSALAQQDQHATCCDK
- a CDS encoding methyl-accepting chemotaxis protein, translated to MNGNWLRITSIRHRLYLMTLSITLLILIPFALFVSDYKQDLMTAKQVKTRHLVEAAHSLTNHYYQLQQSGELSEAAAKEQAKMALSKLRYEQNDYYWVNDSEPRMVMHPIKPQLNGKNLSQVADPTGKKLFVEFVDVVKRQQQGFVNYMWPKPGSETDVEKLSYIKHFAPWDWIIGTGVYIDDVEALFWERVSTTLAIVGVFIVLMLVVAMVISTSIVTPCHNIEKALDEIAEGDGDLTQQLHSNGRDEFNHIARAFNRFTTKIRSIVQDMQPVSVCIFSTATELNQLAQHTTSQSRQQQQTVAHVSQEMEQLQLSNQEVSSSAQAAAEAAKTASEHGQTGTTVIIKATEHMASLSELLTETEQSTVQLAEDSKNVNTVLEVIRGVAEQTNLLALNAAIEAARAGEQGRGFAVVADEVRTLATRTQASTDEIEQIVANLQQTAQLVTDAMAKTQQQSDATKQQAQEARHALEEIDQQIQSILTLNQQIADASQQQNNSTMEITDNLGQISDNSHQSAAQASQVANASQQLLENGQNLQHIIQQFKV
- the fis gene encoding DNA-binding transcriptional regulator Fis, which codes for MFEQNLTSEALTVTTVTSQDQITQKPLRDSVKASLKNYLAQLNGQEVNDLYELVLAEVEQPLLDTIMQYTRGNQTRAATMMGINRGTLRKKLKKYGMN
- the dusB gene encoding tRNA dihydrouridine synthase DusB, which codes for MKIGNYQLDNNLIVAPMAGVTDRPFRELCLRYGAGMAVSEMMSSNPKVWNTAKSQQRMVHEGESGIRSVQIAGADPQLMAQAAQHSVENGAQIIDINMGCPAKKVNKKLAGSALLQYPDIIEQILTAVVNAVDVPVTLKTRTGWNTDNKNCVEIAKMAEGCGIQALALHGRTKACMYKGEAEYDSIRAVKASISIPVIANGDIDSPEKAKKVLEYTGADALMIGRPAQGRPWIFQEIQHYLENGTTMPELPTEEVKSIMLGHVAALHEFYGEYLGPRIARKHVGWYLKEQDQAGEFRRTFNAIDAAELQLEALTGYFENVAS
- the prmA gene encoding 50S ribosomal protein L11 methyltransferase, whose amino-acid sequence is MPWIQIKLNASDTNAEQIGDMLMEQTGALSVTFLDAKDTPVFEPLPGETRLWGETDVVALYDAETDTALVLEQIKASGLLEQGFAHKVEQLEDKDWEREWMENFHPMKFGERLWICPSWREIPEPDAVNVMLDPGLAFGTGTHPTTSLCLEWLEGLDLEGKTVVDFGCGSGILAIAAIKLGAAKVIGIDIDPQAIQASRDNAQRNGVADQLELFLPQDQPQDLIADVVVANILAGPLRELSAIIKGLVKPQGLLAMSGVLDTQAEDVANYYRDELAIDPIVEMQEWCRISGQKQA
- the accC gene encoding acetyl-CoA carboxylase biotin carboxylase subunit, whose protein sequence is MLDKIVIANRGEIALRILRACKELGIKTVAVHSTADRDLKHVLLADEAICIGPARSIDSYLNIPRIISAAEVTGAIAIHPGYGFLSENADFAEQVERSGFIFVGPKAETIRMMGDKVSAITAMKKAGVPCVPGSDGPLDDDEGKNKAHAKRIGYPVIIKASGGGGGRGMRVVRSEGDLIEAIAMTRAEAKAAFNNDMVYMEKFLENPRHVEVQVIADGQGGAIHLGERDCSMQRRHQKVVEEAPAPGITAEMRKYIGERCTRACIEIGYRGAGTFEFLYENGEFYFIEMNTRIQVEHPVTEMVTGVDLIKEQLRVAAGQPLSYTQDDIKISGHAIECRINAEDPERFLPCPGKIDRFHAPGGMGVRWESHIYTGYSVPPHYDSMIAKLITYGENRDVAIARMKNALDELVVEGIKTNVPLQEAIMNDENFQHGGANIHYLEKKLGIHE